The nucleotide window CACTTTATTTCCGATTTCCTACGAATTGATTCTTTAAAGACGTGAGTGTCGTGTCATTTGGAGGAGTGTCATTATCTATTCAGCATTGATCATCCTCTGTGTATTAAGGGGATCGGGGTTTTGCGGGAATTTTTATTCAACACATTTAGCTTTTACCATGTGTCTTTTGCCGCTACCGAACAATAAAcaaccataaacaacaacaacaacccataTTTCTTGCAGGTCGTGTCCACAAGCCCACCACAGCATCCTCACCCCCGCCAAGCCTTCGCTATGATTCCTAACCAGGCCACAATTCTCCTCTTGGCGTCCCTCCTCCACGCCGCTCTCCCCGCCGAGGAATACACGTGAGTCCTACCTCCAAGGCCCTACACACGTCCTCCATCTCACGCGCCCTAATATACGAGTCCTCCAAGTGGCCCTTCAGATACCACAACAGCCGTCGGTGCCTGTTCAAAGGTCCTCCTACGAGCATTAtccatcagtctctctctctctcttctcttctcttctcttctcttctcttctcttctcttctcttctcttctcttctcttctcttctcttctcttctcttctcttctcttctcttctcttctctctctctctctctctctctctctctctctctctctctctctctctctctctctctctctctctctcttgtttactcCCTTGGGTCCCTTTCCCGTCCCTGAGTTGACCTTCTGTTGACCCAATTGTCCATCTGTTGTCAGTTTCGCACAAATGGGCGAATCCGCGATCAATTATTCCAACTCTACGGTGTTTACGCGCCCTGGTTGGATGTATCCTGGGGTGGGGTACCGAAGGAAGAGACTAGTTCAGAGGCGTAATGAAtgcaaattaaaaaaataaatgaaaacgaaagggaactattattattattattattattattattattattattattattattattattattattattattattattattattattattattattattattattgtttttttcttcttttcggccttcttcttcttcttcttcttctttttattattattattattgttttccttcttttcgttcttcttctttctttctcttctcttctcttctcttctcttctcttctcttctcttctctctctctctctctctctctctctctctctctctctctctctctctctctctctctctctctctctccaagacacAAACACTTTGAGAGGACATCCGTGACACTCTTACATAAATCGTGGCCTTCCCCAGCATCCCTATCTCTTCTATACAGGTTATCCCCGAATGTCCATCCCTTGAAGCATCCATAATTATGATCTCACCCTCTGGCCATCCCCAACTTGCCTCCTTCTCTCAGCGTCTCTGTCTCATCTCTTTCAAAGCTATTATCTCTTAAACCTTCATTATCTACCTCCTCGCCCTCTCTCACCCTCGTCTTCGTGTCTGTGTTTCCCCAGCATCCCTTATCTCGCATCCCCGTAAAGACTtcgggtcgtattaaaagacatatcgccccctaagaacacataattgaagaggctttcgtaggagttgtgaggatttccaggggtagttttatgaccctggtggtagtttgacccttcttctgtaccctgagcctaaaaatacccttattagaacctgattgatcccccctttgatctttagaaataggtgatgtgagaaccgaaagtgtcttgcAATACCCGCCTTCATCTCATCTTCAAACCATATACTGGTGGAGATACCCAGATACTTTGCTTTTATATTTAgtttttaattctttttaggGTTATAAACTTACTCACAtgatgttttcttctctttcatgttCCTATGTTTTATTTGGTGATTTTCGTTGGCTTTATTTAAATTTCTGTTCCAATATGTCTGCTGCTCCGTCCTTTCAACTAGATTATTTTTtggggtaatatttttttttcagtccacAGTgagatttattttcctttccttgtttctttttcccctccctaactttttcaacttttttttttttcccttcttcctctgctccttcttGTCATGGCTCGCACCCTTCCCAATTTCCTCCCCACTGTGTTTTCTGCTTTTTACGTTCAGCTAGATTCTTTTTGGAGTCatccctcgttttcttttattccataGCAAGATGTACTTTTCTTccgttcccttttcttttcttaatctccaactactttttctcttctccctctctctcctctcctctccttagctcacaccctctccttcctttccatatttccttttccactcgctccctctctccctcgtaatattttccccttttctcttaatTCCAGGTTTACTTTATGCTTCCCTTCAGCTTGAAATATGTCTCCTTATGTCTTTGGTTGTTTTCATTCAGCGAGTTTCTTTTTGGGTAATTGCTCATCTTCGTTTAGTCCATAGCAAgacttattttcctttcgttgtttcattttcctttccctaaaCCCTTAACTactttttccatctccctctcctccttgccaTAGCTCGCacccttccctatttcctttccagctccttccctcccaccctttctctcccctgcaGCATTAAGTCCGTTGACGATGTCGTTCCAAAGTATATTACGCTTTTAACGACTGTCGTAAAAAAATGATTACCTGCGTCCGTCCAATGAAGACAGGCATCCGCTAACACACAGAAGCAGCATTAGGGTTTAGTCAGTGCATTACGTTTAGTCACTCCATTAAGTTTGAATCAGTCCATTACGATCAATACAAGTGGAATGAAGTGGCGGACGCTGGATTCTGGCACCAGCTGGGGAATAATGTCACTAATTTGTTTGGGCTTTGTTTGACACGCgcccgccagccagccatccACCATACATGTAATAGCTGCTTTGTATTCATGATCCACCGTGCCGCTGCTAAAGTAACAAATGGCGTCACTGAAAACAGGATCTGGTCGAGTGGATACGCGCTGGGGCCGACCATTTAGAGTAGACCCGTTTGGAGAGCCTGGAAGCTTTGTGTcgtctgcgaacttactgacatcactattaATGCCTGTGTTCAGATCATTGATGTAATATACTAATTTATAAAAAGCAGTgtacttgttcttcttgttcttgttcttgttccccgTTGTTGTCTTTgccttcttctagttctccttttactcttcttctcctgGTTATTGTTCCTCTTCatgtcttcttttacttctttcttcttcttctagttcttctccttctactagttctttctcttttatttctttattattatcattataattatcgtCGCTAAACGCTTTCATTACGAGGAGACAACCTAATGTGCAGCGCTGAGCATAAGTGATTAGATTTCTTTTTTCATACGATTGGTTTTCACTTCAGTAATTTATGAACACCTACTTTTCATAATAGGGTGACGATACTTTATTTAACCGACCCGGGATATTATGAAGCAAAGTTTGGGCACATTAGAAACTCACATTGAAAATTAGTACTAGAATCAAGGCGGAGAGTAACTTAGCTCGCCCCTTAAAAAAAGTTTGGGCACAATACACTTTAGAAACACACTTAAAAACGCACCTAGAAACTTAGTACTAGAATCAAGGCGGCGGGTAACTTAGCCCGCCCCTTAAAAAAAGTTTGGGCACAATACACCTTAGAAACACACTTAAAAACGCACCTAGAAACTTAGTACTAGAATCAAGGCGGCGGGTAACTTAGCCCGCCCCTTAAAAAAAGTTTGGGCACAATACACCTTAGAAACACACTTAAAATCACACCTAGAAACTTAGCACTAGAATTAAGGTGACGAGTAAAACTTAGCCCACcccttaaaaaataaataaatagcaaaaAATCGCCTCACGTGCCTCAAATGAAAGGTACAAAAAATATGAGAGCAATGAGGCCGAGAATTTACCTTATAATCTTCGCTTTCCTGTGCGTTGTGAGTGCTGGGATCGTTCAGAACATCACGCCGcctgaaaataaagaataaaatgttAACTTTAGTCTTTCCACAAGTGTTGATAATCTGTCGATCTTACACACACGAGTGGAAATGATCTGTACATGTTTATCAGCTAAATGTGCCTTTAGAACCTCATGGGCAAATAACGCATGCATTACTTTTGTCATAGTTTACCTTTTAGTATACGCAGGTAAGTCCGATAATACACTTTAGAAACAAATCCACGGGTTAATTACTTCATATTCCGAGTTTCCCTTTATATAAACACGCTAACTCTTGTGTTGTATTCAGGGTAATTAATTCGTCAGCGTTTCTCATTAAATAAACGCTAATTAACCTGTCTTATTCAGGTTAACGTATTGTGTTTGTCTCCCGTTAATTGTAGTACATCGGTGTGGCTCTCCTGTATGCACTCGCTAATGCACTAATGGGCCAGCCTTTCTTCCCTCTGCAGTGTATGTCAACCTACTTTCCTTACACATATTTCTACTGATAATTCTTTCTCGGCCTAGCATTTCCTTTGTAGTGTTTTGCCAGTGTACAACAACTTTCTTCTcttgctaattttttttttttttttcatttttaatttcTCTACTTCTGCggattcattttttcttcatttttctatttctgctaatttatcttttttattttttttctttttttcatttttcatttccctaCTTCtgctgtttcattttttttcttaatttttctatttcttctagtttacctttttcatttttttcattttttcatttttcacttcccTACTTCTGctgtttcattttttcttaatttttctatttctgctaatttatctttttcattttttttcattttttcatttttcatttccctaCTTCTgctgtttcattttttcttcatttacctaTTTCTGctaatttatctttttcattctttttcatttttccattttaGTTCTCCTGCTAATTCCTCTTTTCGGTCCGCAGGGAAGGGAGATCGAGCTGGGGTGACGAATTTTGCCGCATGAGATTTTGCGCCGTGATGTCATTCAACCAACAGGACCAGTGCTGTGACGCTTACATGCAATGCTGCGCCTACGTCGAGCTGTACAAGAAgaaaggtgggtggtggtggtgatggtagggatggtggtagtgagtggtaggtggtggtggtattaagggaggtgatggtggtcggGGGACTGTGGTGTTAGTGACTGAGGGGTAGTGgttgtgattgtggttgtggtggtggtggtggtggaaggggtaatatggtggtgatggtggtggtggtggtgttgacggcgACAGGatatggtggtgacggtgataatggtggtggtggtggtggttcggaTGTTTTGATACAAGGGTGTTTTATGTTAAGAGGTGATGCGATGCTCGGTTGTTTCCTTTCTGATTACAAACGTTTCTTGTGTCTCCTTATCACACATGCTAGTGAGGATGTTATTCCAGACAAATTAATTAATCTTTTACGCATCCTGAAGCGCCTCTTAGCTCAAGCCTTTACATAACCGACAGAGGCGTAGCTAGACAACTCATTCTTTACTTACTCTCCGTTACTGCAGTTTCTTTTAGGCACATTATAGGTTTTCCCTCACTAAGATTTATTACCAACTAGAAAACCACAATTCAGGTGACTTTTCCTATGCCTACTTGCACCACACTCTTactgacgaaaaaaaataacgttagaTGTATAGCCATTAGCCCGAAATCAGACCTTGTAGGGAAAGGGATCTAGCAAATGATACAGTTCGGATTCATCACAATGgaatgagagatgaagggagagcttgtaatttGTAACATGGGCATAGGTAGGGAAAGGGATCTAGCAAATGATACAGTTCGGAGTTATCACAATGgaatgagagatgaagggagagcttgtaaatTGTAACATGGGCATAGGTAGGGAAAGGGATCTAGCAAATGATACAGTTCGGATTCATCACAATGgaatgagagatgaagggagagcttgtaacttgTAACATGGGCATTTTATTCCTGGTACGAGTAATATTTGGAGTGACAGGCCGAATGGGCGAGCATGCCTTACCTGTCCTGTTACCCAGCATGTCAACCTGGTATGGTACAGGATAATCGATTTTTTATATGTAATAGCTGAGGACAGGTTGAGGGTGAAacgtaattaaaaagaaaagaaaaaaaaaactcaacatgGTTCTCCCGTTGAATTGAAGGAAGATTAGGATGCAAGAAAAAACGATCGAATTAGTCACATTTGCCGGATTaacacacctgtccctctcagCAGACCCCTTCGCCTACCTGGAGTCCCACGAGGTAGCCGAgacccccccgccgccgcccacgccgccgccgccgccaccaaccATCACCTTCTCACACAGAGACATCTACGTCGGCCCGCCAAAGTATGTCTCCCTAGTCAGTCAGTTCTTAGTCAGTCATTCAGATATCAGTCAGTCCATCATATATTCAGTCAATAAgaaaattagtcagtcagtcagtcaagcagtcagccaacgtgtgtataataataataataataataataataataataataataataataataataataataataataataataataatagtaataatgtcaATAAATCAGCTACTCAgtaaatcagttagtcagtcagtcagccggtaTGTCACTGTTTGTCTgctagtctgtttgtctgtctgtctctgtctatgtatACTTGTCTATGTATTACTTTTTACTtaatcttgctctctctctctctttctttccgggcgacgttgtttatttatttatttatttatctttcattcgTTTATCTTTTGTTCACTGATCCATTCTTCCTCAGGCCAATGCGGCTTCGTGAGGACGGCAGCCTCTCCCGCCACCCCCCAAGCCTGTCCCTGACCCGCCACAGCCACGACCACCACGACACCAACAACCAcccgcaccgccaccaccaccgcccccgctTCTCCacgccccagccccgccccgccataCAGCTGCTGGATGGGGGCGTGGACCTCATGAAGACGAGCTACAATGACCAGTAAGTTttgataaggagggaggaggggaatggaactactactcctcctcctcctcctcctcctactactactactactactactactactactactaccaatgctGCTCATCCTACTATCATTGTTATCTACTCCTACTTCTTCCCTTAATagttctcgtcctctttctcccaaTCCTTCTATTCCTCTACATCGACCTCCAacgctccctcctcttcctcctacaaccCCAacagcaccacagccaccactactactatatacaACCACAATAACTGTTTCTTCCATTGCAGACTGGTGAAGAGTCAGGAGAGGGTCTGCAATTACTCGTACTGCAGCCTGCTAACGCCGAGCCAACACAAACTGTGCTGCAATATCTACGACACGTGTTGCGCCTACTCCAACTACCGCAAAGTGTTCGGTATGGGCGCCCTGCTTCTGTGAATTGCCCCCTCCGCTTCTGTCTTCCCcaacgccgccgcctcctccttccttggtgGTGGCTGAGGCTGGTggcgctctgtgtgtgtgtgtgtgtgtgtgtgtgtgtgtgtgtgtgtgtatcttgtctatctttctgcctgtgtgtctgtatggTTATGGACAGATTATGAATACTtttgttagtttgtctgtctgtctgtctgtctatctgtctgtatgtactTCTGGATAGAGATGTTGAACTTAATTTCTTTTAGGTACGGTAGTCTGTAAGTTGGCATTTCAACAAATTCATATTTCTTCATTATGACTTAAAACCTTGCGTATCAGTTTAGTGTGACTGATATGGCTTTCCTCCTAGTTCCAAGTTTACTTTTAACACATTACGTAAGGGAGGTATAATTAgctatttctccctcttttagcGTGATTGATATGGCTTTCCTCCTAGTCCCAAGTTTACTTTTAGAACATTACACAAAGGCTGTATAATTAgctatttctccctcttttagcGTGACTGATATGGATTTTCCTCTAGTCCCAAGTTTCCTTTTAGAACATTACACAAAGGCTGTATAATTaactatttttccctcttttagcGTGACTGATATGGATTTTCTTCTAGTTCCAAGTTTCCTTTTAGAACATTACGTGAAGGAGGTATAATTAGCTGTTTCTCCCTCTTTTAGCGTGACTGATATGGATTTTCTTCTAGTCCCAAGTTTCCTTTTAGAACATTACGTAAAGGAGGTATAATTAGATGTTTCTCCCTCTTTCAGCGTGACTGTCCCCTTTGTGTCCCTTGGCGGCCTTGTGTGGGTCGCTCCGAGGCGGCCGtgcatgtctgtctctctctaaagTACTGTTGTTGTTCCTCCTTACAGACCTCTTCCACCCTGACAACGGGAACAGGCGACGCTGAGAGTCCTCCACAGGCGCCCTCACTTACACTAACCTCGTcggaccccctccccccttgtgtgtgtgtgtgtgtgtgtgtgtgtgtgtgtgtgtgtgtgtgtgtaaaaagtacATATATTTGCCAAGTCACAATCAAAACTTAGGCTTAGGTAACTTAGAAACAGATTACTCATTTATCCGGACTCGAGTTGCCATCCGGATCGAGCAGCCGAGTCCCTCCCGTGTGCCTCGTCCGGCCTTCCCTCCATTATCCGGACTTCACCACAACCCTATCAACGAAATATACCGACtccttccatctgtctgtctgttctatgCGCGTCTCACTCACTCAAACCTCAGGACATTACGCTTCTTGCCCTTCATATGTTTTGCTCGttctcttcaatctttcatcatccttcatttgttttgctcgttctcttcaatctttcatcatccttcatttgttttttctcgttctcttcaacttttcattcttcatttgtttttctcgttctcttcaaACTTTCAACCCTCattgtttttttcgtcttcttcaacttctcattcttcatttgtttttctcgttctcttcaaTCTTTCATTCTTAATTTGTTTTGCTCGTTCTCTTTAACCTTTCACTCTTCATTAAATTTGTTTTGCTTGTCTTCTATAAACCTTTCTCAGCACGTCAGTAATGTAATCTTGCTGAATGGTGTTCTGCGTATAGTGTAAAACCTCCCTTCCTGTTCTCTCTAAGTTGCTCTGCTGATGTACTATATAGTTATTGTTTGGGGGAATATATTTTTGAATGGGAATCTTCGTAGTGTCaaatcttttctcattttctttataagTTGCTCTGTTTGCAGTAGTGATGATGATTTTAGTgggcatgatgtgtgtgtgtgtgtgtgtgtgtgtgtgtgtgtgtgtgtgtgtgtgttttcatatcaAGCTTATAGACGTAAAACGGGAGTGAAAAAACGTCcttatttcaatatttttttgtttacctgTTCAAAAAatttcctcctgcgcttcttatgcttcttttatcttcatttccctttGCGTCCCTTGTTCATtgtattctcctcttcctatcaagGTTACGAACGTCAAAAGGGAGTGAAAACATCcatatttctttgttttgttgtccTGTTCAAAAGCTTCCCTCCTGCGCTTTTTATGCTTCTTTTATCATCGCGCTTCTTCGCGTCTCTTCAGTTCATTCACTTCTATCGCTTCTCGTGTTCCTCCGTGCTTCTTGTGTTCCTTGATATCAGCAGGGACAAGATTCCCAGGTTGTTGTTGCAGTGTGCCTCAGCCAGTTAGAGGATGAGACACCAAGCAACTCAAGTCAATAGATGTTCGTTAAACTTATTTGTGCGTGAAAATGAAACTACAACAGATGGTAACAGTAACAAAGCCGAACCAATATAACAAACTCAGCgaaaatgaaaatagtaataacaCCAATAACACTATATCAATTATGCTATCCAGTCACTATAACCAATATCTTTACCTTATCATCCCTTTCACTAGTAATTATAGCACATTAACTAGCCAATATCTTCATCTCCTCACCCCTTTCGCTAGTTGCTATAATACATGAACGAGCCAATATCTTCATCTCCTCACCCCTTTTGCTAGTTGCTATAATACATGAACTAGCCGatatctttcccttctcatcccttttacTAGTAACTAACAAATGAACTAGTCAGTATCTTTaccttctcatcccttttcacTTGTAAGCCGTGGAAGAGCTTTACTTATATTGCCTCTCCTAACAAGACATCCCTGGCGCTACATTTGATTATCACTTTTCCTAACTATTCTCACGTCAGGAGCAGCATTTTTGGGGGTATCTAATCATATATGTGTTTGGTTCAGCCCTTGGTCTCTCTTAAACAATAGATAAGTCAGCTGTTGTGGTTTCACTTTCACGAAACGAAATTGTATAGATTCGAAGTCGCTCAATATATTTACTTCAAGCGCTGTACATAATATGCTACgactatttttatatatttgtatgctTGTAGAGTCTAGAACACTTCCTGAAGACGAAGTAAAATAGCGATCCGTGTAAAAATGCCCCACATGGCCTAATATTGTTCCCTCTCTGACCTCACTGGCTGAAATGATTAATGTTTGAGTTTGCATTAATGTGGTCAgggaagtcagtctctctctctctctctctctctctctctctctctctctctctctctctctctctctctctctctctctctctctctctctctctctctctctctctctctctctctctctctctctctctccacaccttaTTGAACCCTATAGAGAAAGCTTTATATTTTATACGCACATATCTTGCAAACGAATTACCGATCTCGTATTCTGTAACTTTATATTATTCTCTGAGATGATGAAACGAATAAAAAGTTGGAGATATTAACCAGCGTTCATTCAACCCACGTCATAGAACTTCCTGTCGCCACACTGCAAGAAGCGACGGGAAGTGTGGATAGATGGAAACTCTCGGCCAATCATCTCTACTTTCTTATGACTGATTTCgcgagagatatgaagtttccagttaagattttgagttaagaacaGACCGAGAATGTATATATTGTGTTAGAAGGTAGTAacagatgagtgttgtcgaagaattggggataggtgtttggaaggctGTGTCGAGTTAGCAGGTGAAGAAACTgactttttgaggcattgaaagactaAATTTTTCCTGCCCCATCcagagatgatagcaaggtctgaggttaagtccCACCCAGCCAAACGTCCTGTAATTTATGTTGGTCTTTTGTTAACACATGTTgggtaatgcagagtagagtcatcggcatagGAGTGGAATGGACTGTTTGTTttggaaaaaaaatcattgatgaataacagaaagagggtGGGAGATAGAGCagactgttgataggtttataggggaagaacagtgtctGCGTACCACAGCACAGATAGGTCGGCCGGAAATGAAATTTGATATAAAAGtacagacagaaggaaaaaaatccgtaggaggatagttttgaaagcagagatttgtgccagactgtcAAAAGTTTACATTATGAGAATGGAGGCTGGCGGGTAGGGGCGGCGGTCATGGTGGAATGCACGGAGAAAGGTCGATACGTCTGAAACAGGTCTAACGTACTACTTtccattccacctctcctctcctctcctctctcacgtcTGTCCAGCCTGCCAACCCTCACACCAGACTTACGCGCGCCGGGGCCAAAACGGCAGCCCGGCGCGGCGCCCAGGTGTGTCCCGCTGCAACAGACAGACCAATTACCTGGGTGATAAAACTGAATCAATTCCGAGTCGATTTCCCATTAGGTTACGTGctagatgggggaggggggggggagagagagagagagagagagagagaatccatttATCCaccatctactctctctctctctcacacacacacatacacacatacacaccctgtCACCCCTGCTATCTTATCTCATACACTACATCATAGCTAATGGAAACTCGACaggggagagggggtggcagggaggtggtggggggtagaggggaagaaggggagaaggggagagctaagggagaagaggagggggggagggtataAGGAAGCAGGATGGGgaggatgggtggggaggggaggagtgtgttttcttttcctcttcctttccttttc belongs to Eriocheir sinensis breed Jianghai 21 chromosome 62, ASM2467909v1, whole genome shotgun sequence and includes:
- the LOC126986586 gene encoding uncharacterized protein LOC126986586 isoform X1, with translation MIPNQATILLLASLLHAALPAEEYTEGRSSWGDEFCRMRFCAVMSFNQQDQCCDAYMQCCAYVELYKKKADPFAYLESHEVAETPPPPPTPPPPPPTITFSHRDIYVGPPKPMRLREDGSLSRHPPSLSLTRHSHDHHDTNNHPHRHHHRPRFSTPQPRPAIQLLDGGVDLMKTSYNDQLVKSQERVCNYSYCSLLTPSQHKLCCNIYDTCCAYSNYRKVFDLFHPDNGNRRR
- the LOC126986586 gene encoding uncharacterized protein LOC126986586 isoform X2, which produces MIPNQATILLLASLLHAALPAEEYTEGRSSWGDEFCRMRFCAVMSFNQQDQCCDAYMQCCAYVELYKKKDPFAYLESHEVAETPPPPPTPPPPPPTITFSHRDIYVGPPKPMRLREDGSLSRHPPSLSLTRHSHDHHDTNNHPHRHHHRPRFSTPQPRPAIQLLDGGVDLMKTSYNDQLVKSQERVCNYSYCSLLTPSQHKLCCNIYDTCCAYSNYRKVFDLFHPDNGNRRR